Below is a window of Thermodesulfitimonas autotrophica DNA.
GGCCCGCTCTTCCTCAGCACGTTCGATCCCGCGCGCTATATAGTGCGCCATTACCGGCACCACCGGCCCCGTCGCATCGAGAACCACGACCCGGGGCCGTTCCTGCGCCGAGAAGCGCAACGATGCCTGCGCCGGAACGCCGGGGCCGGGCCCCGCCACAAGCGCGGCCCCAATGATAATAAGTAAAAAGAATAATTTCCGCACCCGCATTCCTCTTCATCCTTCTCCCTCACCAACTTTCGCTACCATCAAAGAAGATTCCTCCCGGAAAAACTTGAAAGGAGTAGAGAAGCGCACGCCGAATAAAATTTTGAAGCCATTGTCTGAAAGATTAAGGAGCTGGTGCGTTGTGTCAAACGCAGCAAAAAGAATTGTCCGGATAGAGGTCGGCGCCGTCACGCTACAAGCAGCACTTAACGACTCGCAAACGGCCCGCGCGGTATGGGAGGCGCTCCCCATAACCGGAAGTGCTAACCGCTGGGGTGACGAGATCTACTTTTCCGTTCCGCTCACCCTGCCTGAAGAAAACCCGCAGGAACTGGTCGCCGTAGGCGATATTGCTTACTGGCCGGAAGGGCCAGCCCTCTGCCTCTTTTTCGGGCCGACACCGGTAAGCAGGGGCAGCGAGGTTCGCCCGGCCAGTCCAGTGAACGTCTGCGGGCGGATTATGGGGGATGCCACGGTGCTTAAAGCGGTCCGGGACGGGACACCGATCAGGATCGTGCGTCCGGAAGAAAAGTAGCGCGCGGACCAGCTACAGCGCTTCGATCCGCACCGCGTTCTCCTCTTCCGGTTCCTCCTCGAGAAGCGGTGGCTCCGGCGGGCAGACCCGCTCCGCGGTTAATTCCCCGGCAACGGTAAGGGCGATATTCCGGAGGTGCTCGGCAATCCGGACGTAAGCATTAAGCAGCTCAAGGTGGAGCCGGGATGAGGCTTCCGTTTCCTTAATCCCTTCTCGTAACCGGTAGATGTGGGTGCTGCGTAATCCCCGTTCTAACTTCAACACCCGGGGATGCAGCTTGATCGCCTGCTCCGCAAGGCAATAGTCTGCCCGCACCAACGCCTTGTGGGTAAGCCGCATCATCAGGCAGACTTCCTGGTAGATCATCGAAAGCTCTTCCCAACCGGTCGACGAAAAGATAATCCGTTCCCGAATCTTCTGCTGTAACTGGGGCACGATGTTCTTACTTATAATGTCGCTGATCAACTCCAGATCGTTCAGCACCTTAATCAAACCCATACCCTTCTCGAACTCCCGGCGGCTCAAAGGCCGCCGGAGCAGAAGGGTGATGTAAGCCGTTGCCTTAGAGAAGAGCGTGTTGACCACGTTTTCCTTATAAATCATCCGCTCCGTCAAATCGTACTTGTTGAAGCGCAATACCCGGTCCACATCCCGGAACATCCGCAGCACCTCCGCCGAGAGCCGCGCAACTTCCCGGTAGGCCAGGCCCAGAGCAATCGAAGGGGTGTCGAGCAGGGCCTCGTTCAGGTACCGCGGTTCGAAATCGGGAATCTTTTTTTCCGGCAGCAGCCGTTCTAGTGCCCGGGCACCGAAATTGCGGAGCGGGAAAAAGGCGCAGGTGACGAAGACGTTAAAGAGGGTATGGGCGTTGGCAACCTGGAAGCTTGGTGACGAAGTAACGCTGGTCAACCAGTTGACAAACGGCACCGCAAAAGGAAATACGAGAAAGGTTCCCCCCACCTTGGCTAAAACATGCGCCGCTGCAACCCGCTGCGCTTCGCGGTGGGAACCAAGACTGGAAAATACCGCCGTAAACGAGGAGCCGACATTTGCACCGAGAATAAAGTAGAAGGCGGCAAGCGTATCGATCAGGCCCTGGGAGGCCAGCACCACGATAACGCCGAGAGCCGCCGCGCTGCTGTGAACCAGGAAGGTAAAGATCGCGGCGATCAGAATCGCTAGCAGCGGGCTAGAACTTACCCCCAGCAGCGCCTCTTTTAAAACAGCCGAGTAGCGCAGGGGCGCCATCGCGTCTCCCATAATCTTCAGGCCTAAGAAGAGAAGCCCAAAGCCGATGACCGCCTGCCCCACCCGCCGGTAGCGATCCTTCTTGCTAAAAAAAACGATAAGCGCCCCTACGCCCACGATGGGAAGAGAGATCTCCGTCACCTTGAGGGCGATGAGCTGGGCCGTAACCGTGGTCCCGATATCTGCGCCGAGAATCACGGGCAGACACTGGCGCAACGTAACCACCGACGCGGCCGCGAGCCCCACCAGGATCACCGTCGTCGCGGTGCTGCTTTGGAAGAGGATCGTGACCACCGCTCCGGCAACAAGCCCGAGAAAGGGCCGGTCGGTTACGGCGCTGAAGATCTGGCGCAGCCTGTGGCCCGCGATTTTCTGCAGGCCCTCGCTCATGACGCTGATACCGTATAAAAGAAGCCCCATGCCACCTAGCAGCATAAGGGCCATCGTCGTAAGCGACAATTCCTGCGGCAAAACTACACTCCCATGTCTGGCTTCGTCCGTCTAAAAGCTCTCTTAATTAATTATATCGCGAAAACAGGGCACAATTTAACGTTCTGCGCGAAATTTTTCGTTCTGGTACCGGATTTCTTAATTACCTTTACTCCCGACCAGCGGACCGGACAC
It encodes the following:
- a CDS encoding cyclophilin-like fold protein → MSNAAKRIVRIEVGAVTLQAALNDSQTARAVWEALPITGSANRWGDEIYFSVPLTLPEENPQELVAVGDIAYWPEGPALCLFFGPTPVSRGSEVRPASPVNVCGRIMGDATVLKAVRDGTPIRIVRPEEK
- a CDS encoding Na/Pi cotransporter family protein; the encoded protein is MPQELSLTTMALMLLGGMGLLLYGISVMSEGLQKIAGHRLRQIFSAVTDRPFLGLVAGAVVTILFQSSTATTVILVGLAAASVVTLRQCLPVILGADIGTTVTAQLIALKVTEISLPIVGVGALIVFFSKKDRYRRVGQAVIGFGLLFLGLKIMGDAMAPLRYSAVLKEALLGVSSSPLLAILIAAIFTFLVHSSAAALGVIVVLASQGLIDTLAAFYFILGANVGSSFTAVFSSLGSHREAQRVAAAHVLAKVGGTFLVFPFAVPFVNWLTSVTSSPSFQVANAHTLFNVFVTCAFFPLRNFGARALERLLPEKKIPDFEPRYLNEALLDTPSIALGLAYREVARLSAEVLRMFRDVDRVLRFNKYDLTERMIYKENVVNTLFSKATAYITLLLRRPLSRREFEKGMGLIKVLNDLELISDIISKNIVPQLQQKIRERIIFSSTGWEELSMIYQEVCLMMRLTHKALVRADYCLAEQAIKLHPRVLKLERGLRSTHIYRLREGIKETEASSRLHLELLNAYVRIAEHLRNIALTVAGELTAERVCPPEPPLLEEEPEEENAVRIEAL